One Thauera sp. K11 DNA window includes the following coding sequences:
- the rpoD gene encoding RNA polymerase sigma factor RpoD, giving the protein MAREKAKDSRKDSPKGRVSKAKDKTAQVVESPEVAPLDAEVRRTRLKTLITLGKERGYLTYAEISDHLPDDVADAEQIEGIIATFNNMGIQVYDEAPAAEDLLMSDSVATTVDEDVAEEEAEQALSSVDSEFGRTTDPVRMYMREMGTVELLTREGEIEIAKRIEDGLKHMVQAISACPTTIAEMLDIVDKVTRDEMRIDELVDGLIDPNASAEEAELAEADEEAAATEEAGEEDDNEDEDEEGSSAESANAASLLQLKTDALARFDVIRGLYSKKMDVLARKGSQDTNYLLLQQQISDELLNIRFTAKAIERLCDSVRHMVEQVRAHERHILHLCVDRAGMPRQHFIKVFPGQETNLDWLKEEIAAGKSYAEGLMRAHPAVLEEQQKLINMQDKIGIPLKELKDINRQMSTGEAKMRRAKREMTEANLRLVISIAKKYTNRGLQFLDLIQEGNIGLMKAVDKFEYRRGYKFSTYATWWIRQAITRSIADQARTIRIPVHMIETINKMNRISRQILQETGQEPDPATLAEKMEMPEEKIRKIMKISKEPISMETPIGDDDDSHLGDFIEDTATLAPSDAAMYSGLRDATSEVLDSLTPREAKVLRMRFGIEMNTDHTLEEVGKQFDVTRERIRQIEAKALRKLRHPSRSEKLRSFLDNEA; this is encoded by the coding sequence ATGGCACGCGAAAAAGCCAAAGATTCGCGCAAGGACAGCCCGAAAGGACGAGTCTCAAAGGCCAAGGACAAGACCGCCCAGGTCGTCGAAAGCCCCGAAGTTGCACCGCTCGACGCCGAGGTACGACGCACCCGACTGAAGACCCTGATCACGCTCGGCAAGGAGCGCGGCTACCTCACGTACGCCGAGATCAGCGACCACCTGCCCGACGACGTGGCCGACGCCGAGCAGATCGAAGGCATCATCGCCACCTTCAACAACATGGGCATCCAGGTCTACGACGAGGCTCCGGCCGCCGAAGATCTGCTGATGTCCGACAGCGTCGCCACCACGGTCGACGAAGACGTCGCCGAGGAAGAAGCCGAACAGGCGCTGTCCTCCGTCGACTCGGAATTCGGCCGCACGACCGACCCGGTGCGCATGTACATGCGCGAGATGGGCACCGTCGAGCTGCTCACCCGCGAGGGCGAGATCGAAATTGCCAAGCGCATCGAGGATGGCCTCAAGCACATGGTGCAGGCCATCTCCGCCTGCCCGACGACGATCGCCGAAATGCTCGATATCGTCGACAAGGTCACGAGGGACGAGATGCGCATCGACGAACTCGTCGACGGCCTGATCGATCCCAACGCCTCAGCCGAGGAAGCCGAACTCGCCGAAGCCGACGAGGAAGCCGCCGCGACCGAGGAAGCCGGGGAAGAAGACGACAACGAGGACGAGGACGAAGAAGGCAGCAGCGCCGAGAGCGCCAACGCCGCCTCGCTGCTGCAACTGAAGACCGACGCGCTCGCCCGCTTCGACGTCATCCGCGGCCTGTACTCCAAGAAGATGGACGTGCTGGCGAGGAAGGGTTCGCAGGACACCAACTACCTGCTGCTGCAGCAGCAGATCTCGGACGAACTGCTGAACATCCGCTTCACCGCCAAGGCGATCGAGCGGCTATGCGACTCGGTGCGCCACATGGTCGAGCAGGTCCGCGCCCACGAGCGCCACATCCTGCATCTGTGCGTGGATCGCGCCGGCATGCCGCGCCAGCACTTCATCAAGGTCTTCCCGGGCCAGGAAACCAACCTCGACTGGCTGAAGGAAGAAATCGCCGCCGGCAAGAGCTACGCCGAGGGCCTGATGCGCGCCCATCCCGCAGTGCTCGAGGAGCAGCAAAAGCTCATCAACATGCAGGACAAGATCGGCATCCCGCTGAAGGAACTCAAGGACATCAACCGCCAGATGTCCACCGGCGAAGCCAAGATGCGCCGCGCCAAGCGCGAGATGACCGAGGCCAACCTGCGCCTCGTGATCTCGATCGCCAAGAAGTACACCAACCGCGGCCTGCAGTTCCTCGACCTGATCCAGGAAGGCAACATCGGCCTGATGAAGGCGGTCGATAAATTCGAATACCGCCGCGGCTACAAGTTCTCGACCTATGCGACCTGGTGGATCCGCCAGGCGATCACGCGCTCGATCGCCGACCAGGCGCGCACCATCCGCATCCCGGTGCACATGATCGAGACGATCAACAAGATGAACCGCATCAGCCGCCAGATCCTGCAGGAAACCGGCCAGGAACCGGACCCCGCCACGCTGGCCGAGAAGATGGAAATGCCCGAGGAGAAGATCCGCAAGATCATGAAGATCTCCAAAGAGCCCATCTCCATGGAAACGCCGATCGGCGACGACGACGATTCGCACCTGGGCGATTTCATCGAGGATACCGCCACGCTGGCACCGTCCGACGCCGCCATGTACTCCGGGCTGCGGGACGCCACGTCGGAAGTGCTCGACTCGCTCACGCCGCGCGAGGCAAAAGTCCTGCGCATGCGTTTCGGCATCGAGATGAACACCGACCACACGCTGGAAGAAGTCGGCAAGCAATTCGACGTCACCCGCGAGCGCATCCGCCAGATAGAAGCCAAGGCCCTGCGCAAGCTGCGCCATCCCAGCCGTTCCGAGAAGCTGCGCAGCTTCCTCGACAACGAAGCCTGA
- the dnaG gene encoding DNA primase, whose protein sequence is MIPQSFVQELLSRVDIVDVIERYLPLKKSGANYFACCPFHGEKSASFSVSPTKQFYHCFGCGVHGSAIGFLMEYSGLGFVEAVKELAAQVGLQVPDDGHHTAIPANDSEPLREAMATAARFYREQLKHAPNAIDYLKRRGLSGEIAARFGLGYARDEWQGLQRAFPDYQAKTLADAGLVIDNDQGRRYDRFRDRIMFPIHDRRGRIIAFGGRILDQGEPKYLNSPETPLFEKGRELYGLFLAQKAIREAGFAVVVEGYMDVVALAQYGIENAVATLGTATTPQHVQSLLRQTDRIVFCFDGDAAGRRAAWRALENSLETLRDDATLAFLFLSAEHDPDSFVRAEGAEAFRKAAAGATPLARFLLQELSARNDLDTAEGRAALVHEARPLVTRVAAPLLRLQLLKSVAEAGELTQAEVEDAYGLRSAARAAGRPGAAAPPAAGFRRTAATTPPMQRGPMRRKPPSAIGALLRLVMQHPAWAARLPVDLVPADSAEGRALIAIIDMLSLGEPIPAGGLGALIERFRDTPHADTLSRVAGDLVDEEFDDAVIETLFDDALRKLHTDAIAAEIADLMRRDRETGLNAADRHRLAELLHEKRNPGSAAKL, encoded by the coding sequence ATGATTCCCCAGTCCTTCGTCCAGGAACTGCTGTCGCGCGTCGACATCGTCGACGTCATCGAGCGCTACCTTCCGCTCAAGAAGAGCGGCGCGAACTATTTCGCCTGCTGCCCGTTCCACGGCGAAAAATCCGCGTCGTTCTCCGTCAGCCCGACCAAGCAGTTCTATCACTGCTTCGGCTGCGGCGTGCATGGCAGTGCGATCGGTTTTCTGATGGAGTACAGCGGCCTCGGCTTCGTCGAAGCGGTGAAGGAACTCGCCGCCCAGGTCGGCCTGCAGGTCCCGGACGACGGCCACCACACGGCGATCCCCGCCAACGACAGCGAGCCCCTCCGCGAGGCGATGGCGACCGCCGCCCGCTTCTATCGAGAGCAGCTCAAGCATGCACCCAACGCGATCGACTACCTGAAGCGGCGCGGCCTGTCCGGCGAGATCGCCGCCCGCTTCGGGCTCGGCTATGCGCGCGACGAATGGCAGGGCCTGCAGCGCGCGTTTCCCGATTACCAGGCGAAGACCCTCGCCGACGCCGGCCTCGTCATCGACAACGACCAGGGCCGCCGCTACGACCGCTTCCGCGATCGCATCATGTTCCCGATCCACGACCGCCGCGGACGCATCATCGCCTTCGGCGGACGCATCCTGGATCAGGGCGAGCCAAAGTACCTGAATTCCCCGGAAACCCCGCTGTTCGAGAAAGGGCGCGAACTCTACGGACTGTTTCTCGCGCAGAAGGCGATCCGCGAAGCCGGCTTCGCGGTCGTGGTCGAGGGCTATATGGACGTCGTCGCGCTGGCGCAGTACGGCATCGAAAACGCCGTCGCGACGCTCGGCACGGCGACGACGCCGCAGCACGTCCAGTCGCTGCTGCGCCAGACCGATCGCATCGTCTTCTGCTTCGACGGCGACGCCGCCGGCCGCCGCGCGGCGTGGCGGGCGCTGGAAAACTCGCTCGAGACGCTGCGCGACGATGCCACGCTCGCCTTCCTGTTCCTGTCCGCCGAGCACGACCCCGATTCCTTCGTGCGCGCCGAGGGCGCCGAAGCCTTCCGCAAGGCCGCGGCCGGCGCGACGCCGCTCGCCCGCTTCCTGCTGCAGGAGCTTTCCGCGCGCAACGACCTGGACACCGCCGAGGGGCGCGCCGCGCTGGTGCACGAAGCCCGTCCGCTGGTCACCAGGGTAGCGGCGCCGCTGCTGCGCCTGCAACTGCTCAAGTCGGTCGCCGAAGCCGGCGAGCTGACGCAGGCCGAGGTGGAGGACGCCTACGGACTCCGCTCGGCCGCCCGCGCCGCAGGCCGACCGGGCGCCGCCGCACCGCCGGCCGCAGGATTCCGGCGCACCGCCGCGACAACGCCCCCCATGCAGCGCGGCCCGATGCGGCGCAAGCCGCCGTCGGCCATCGGCGCCCTGCTGCGCCTGGTGATGCAGCACCCCGCCTGGGCTGCCCGCCTGCCGGTGGACCTCGTGCCGGCGGACAGTGCCGAGGGGCGGGCGCTGATCGCCATCATCGACATGCTCAGCCTGGGCGAACCCATCCCCGCCGGCGGGCTGGGCGCCCTGATCGAACGCTTTCGCGACACCCCGCATGCCGACACGCTGTCGCGCGTCGCCGGCGATCTGGTCGACGAAGAGTTCGACGATGCCGTGATCGAGACGCTGTTCGATGACGCACTGCGCAAACTGCACACGGATGCGATCGCCGCCGAGATCGCCGATTTGATGCGGCGCGACCGCGAAACCGGACTGAACGCGGCCGACCGGCATCGCCTCGCAGAACTTCTTCACGAGAAACGGAACCCTGGCAGCGCAGCAAAGCTCTGA
- the rpsU gene encoding 30S ribosomal protein S21, translated as MPGIRVKENEPFEVAIRRFKRTIEKTGVLTELRSREFYEKPTAERKRKLAAAVKRNHKRLRSQMLPPKLY; from the coding sequence ATGCCCGGTATTCGCGTAAAAGAGAACGAGCCGTTTGAAGTTGCGATCCGCCGCTTCAAGCGCACGATCGAGAAGACCGGTGTGCTGACCGAACTGCGTTCGCGCGAGTTCTACGAGAAGCCCACCGCCGAGCGCAAGCGCAAGCTGGCCGCCGCAGTGAAGCGCAACCACAAGCGCCTGCGCAGCCAGATGCTGCCGCCGAAGCTGTACTGA
- the tsaD gene encoding tRNA (adenosine(37)-N6)-threonylcarbamoyltransferase complex transferase subunit TsaD: MKVLGIETSCDETGVAIYETGEGAGRLLGHCLHSQVDLHAAYGGVVPELASRDHIRRLPLLLERLLRTTALRMTDIDAIAYTAGPGLAGALLVGASVAESLGLARGVPVLPVHHLEGHLLSPLLAADPPVFPFVALLVSGGHTQLMRVRGVGDYALLGESVDDAAGEAFDKTAKLLGLGYPGGPQLARLAEQGDASRFRLPRPMLHSGDLDFSFSGLKTAVLNVVSGADWQPAWTADLAAAFQEAVVDVLCAKALGALKKAGLKTLVVAGGVGANRRLREVLDAAVGGRGGRVYYPEPELCTDNGAMIAFAGALRLAAGEVRGTPPAVRIHPRWPLTELCPPRAARA; encoded by the coding sequence ATGAAAGTGCTGGGCATCGAGACCTCGTGCGACGAGACCGGGGTGGCGATCTACGAGACGGGCGAGGGCGCGGGGCGGCTCTTGGGCCATTGCCTGCATTCGCAGGTGGATCTCCATGCGGCCTACGGCGGCGTCGTGCCCGAACTCGCTTCGCGCGACCACATCCGCCGCCTTCCGCTGCTGTTGGAGCGGCTGCTGCGGACGACCGCGCTGCGCATGACCGACATCGACGCCATCGCCTACACCGCCGGTCCGGGGCTCGCGGGCGCCCTGCTGGTCGGCGCGAGCGTGGCCGAATCGCTGGGCCTTGCGCGCGGCGTGCCGGTGCTCCCGGTCCATCATCTCGAAGGGCATCTGCTGTCGCCCTTGCTGGCGGCCGATCCTCCGGTTTTTCCCTTCGTCGCCTTGCTGGTGTCGGGCGGCCATACGCAGTTGATGCGGGTGCGCGGCGTGGGGGACTACGCGCTGCTGGGCGAATCGGTGGACGACGCGGCGGGAGAAGCCTTCGACAAGACCGCCAAGCTGCTCGGGCTCGGCTATCCGGGCGGGCCGCAACTCGCGCGCCTGGCCGAACAGGGGGATGCAAGCCGGTTCAGGCTGCCGCGGCCGATGCTGCATTCGGGCGACCTCGACTTCAGCTTCAGCGGACTCAAGACTGCGGTGCTCAACGTCGTTTCGGGCGCCGACTGGCAGCCGGCATGGACGGCCGATCTGGCCGCGGCGTTCCAGGAAGCGGTGGTGGACGTCCTGTGCGCAAAGGCGCTGGGCGCGTTGAAGAAGGCCGGCCTGAAGACGCTGGTCGTGGCCGGTGGCGTCGGCGCCAACCGTCGCCTGCGCGAAGTGCTGGATGCGGCCGTCGGCGGGCGCGGTGGGCGGGTGTATTACCCGGAGCCCGAGCTGTGCACCGACAACGGCGCGATGATCGCATTTGCCGGAGCGCTCCGGCTGGCCGCAGGTGAAGTGCGCGGAACGCCGCCTGCCGTGCGCATCCATCCGCGCTGGCCGCTCACCGAGCTGTGTCCGCCGCGCGCGGCGCGGGCCTGA
- the plsY gene encoding glycerol-3-phosphate 1-O-acyltransferase PlsY: MSVLILLVAAYLLGSIPFAIVSSRLFGLEDPRRYGSGNPGATNVLRSGNKAAAALTLIGDCLKGWLAVWAAARLGFGAFEAALAGIAAFLGHVFTIFLRFNGGKGVATALGVLAGIDWRIALASLVVWLLVAFGTRYSSAGALAAAVAAPVAGAVLLGLGPVAGALAAMSAVLIWRHSANIKRLLAGTEGRIGGKKKV; this comes from the coding sequence ATGTCCGTTTTGATTCTGCTCGTTGCCGCCTATCTGCTCGGCTCCATTCCCTTTGCCATCGTCAGCAGCAGGCTGTTCGGCCTCGAGGATCCGCGCCGCTACGGTTCGGGCAACCCCGGCGCGACGAACGTGCTGCGCAGCGGGAACAAGGCCGCAGCGGCACTCACGCTGATCGGCGACTGCCTCAAGGGCTGGCTGGCGGTGTGGGCGGCGGCGCGCCTGGGCTTCGGAGCATTCGAGGCGGCGCTGGCCGGCATCGCGGCCTTCCTCGGCCACGTCTTCACCATCTTCCTGCGTTTCAATGGCGGCAAGGGCGTTGCCACCGCGCTGGGCGTGCTCGCCGGCATCGACTGGCGCATCGCCCTCGCGAGCCTGGTCGTCTGGCTGCTGGTCGCCTTCGGCACCCGCTACTCGTCGGCGGGAGCGCTGGCGGCCGCAGTCGCGGCGCCGGTCGCGGGCGCCGTACTCCTCGGCCTCGGCCCTGTCGCCGGGGCCCTCGCGGCGATGTCGGCGGTCCTGATCTGGCGCCACTCCGCCAACATCAAGCGCCTGCTCGCCGGCACCGAGGGACGCATCGGCGGCAAGAAGAAGGTCTGA
- a CDS encoding dihydroneopterin aldolase: MDFIFIEELRVQAWIGIYAREKAAPQTVELNLTFGVPDAAAIRDDIADTIDYAEVIDRIRLELAQRHFNLIETLGEFVVDLLLNDFRAPWVKVRLAKIGVTKGVRRVGVFIERGRDADSAAAGGAQVPRSCP, encoded by the coding sequence ATGGATTTCATCTTCATCGAGGAATTGCGGGTGCAGGCATGGATCGGCATCTACGCCAGGGAGAAGGCCGCCCCGCAGACCGTCGAACTCAATCTGACCTTCGGCGTACCCGATGCGGCGGCGATACGCGACGATATCGCGGACACCATCGACTATGCCGAGGTAATCGACCGTATCCGGCTGGAACTGGCGCAGCGGCATTTCAACCTGATCGAAACCCTGGGCGAGTTCGTCGTCGATCTGCTATTGAACGACTTTCGCGCGCCGTGGGTGAAGGTGAGGCTGGCGAAGATCGGCGTGACGAAAGGCGTGCGCCGCGTCGGCGTATTCATCGAACGCGGCCGGGATGCAGATTCGGCGGCTGCCGGGGGCGCTCAGGTGCCCCGGTCCTGCCCGTGA
- a CDS encoding H-NS histone family protein, whose amino-acid sequence MDLSSLSLTELRRLQSRVESELRRRTDTTRRNLLKKMQKMAADEGLSLDDLLETPPQPVAAKPAAQKRTRRAAAAPEKKAAPVIKYRHPEDSSKGWSGRGRKPQWAMDWVAQGKSLEELAVS is encoded by the coding sequence ATGGACCTTTCATCCTTGTCGCTGACCGAACTGCGTCGTCTGCAGAGCCGCGTCGAAAGCGAACTCCGCCGCCGCACCGATACCACGCGGCGCAATCTGCTCAAGAAGATGCAGAAGATGGCAGCCGACGAAGGGCTGTCGCTCGACGATCTGCTCGAGACGCCGCCGCAACCGGTGGCGGCCAAGCCCGCCGCGCAGAAGCGCACCCGCCGCGCCGCGGCAGCGCCGGAAAAGAAGGCGGCACCCGTCATCAAGTACCGCCACCCGGAAGATTCGTCCAAGGGCTGGAGCGGTCGCGGGCGCAAACCGCAGTGGGCGATGGATTGGGTCGCCCAGGGCAAATCACTGGAAGAGCTTGCCGTTTCCTGA
- the ybaK gene encoding Cys-tRNA(Pro) deacylase codes for MSRTELHAPETPATRFLRQHGIAYSNHPYVYEEHGGTAVSARELNVSEHAVIKTLIMEDESAAPLIVLMHGDRKVSTKELARQTGRKRIEPCRPEVANRHTGFLVGGTSPFGTRKKMPVFLERTILEIPLIYINGGRRGYLVGIHPHDILRVLQPTLVDAAL; via the coding sequence ATGTCCAGGACCGAACTCCACGCACCGGAAACGCCGGCGACCCGGTTTCTCCGCCAGCACGGCATCGCCTATTCGAACCACCCCTATGTCTACGAAGAGCACGGCGGCACCGCCGTATCGGCGCGGGAATTGAACGTCAGCGAGCACGCGGTGATCAAGACCCTGATCATGGAGGACGAAAGCGCAGCGCCGCTGATCGTCCTCATGCATGGCGACCGCAAGGTTTCCACCAAGGAACTTGCGCGCCAGACTGGCCGCAAGCGCATCGAACCCTGCCGCCCCGAGGTTGCCAACCGTCATACCGGTTTTCTCGTCGGCGGCACGTCGCCATTCGGCACTCGAAAGAAGATGCCGGTATTCCTGGAGCGGACGATCCTGGAAATCCCGCTCATCTACATCAATGGCGGGCGCCGCGGCTATCTCGTGGGGATCCATCCACACGACATCCTGCGGGTATTGCAGCCCACCCTCGTCGACGCCGCCCTTTGA
- the xerD gene encoding site-specific tyrosine recombinase XerD codes for MSVSTRPPEGDALPTPGSVSRSGGKASPVSALPAAPAEALAELDAFIDVLWLEDGLARNTLAGYRSDLALFSAWLAQRGVALPRACAADLAAYLAEFSLRAKPASQRRLLAAWRRYYRHLANRGAIAEDPTLLLDPPMPTQRFPRTLSESQVEALLAAPDPGTTFGLRDRCMFEVLYATGLRVSELVGLRLFEVSLNDGFVRVMGKGSKERLVPLGQVAADWITRYAGEARPPLLAGKNSDALFVTRLGASMTRQMFWRIIKQHALAAGIAADRISPHTLRHAFATHLLNHGADLRVVQLLLGHADISTTQVYTHVARERLKQLHAAHHPRA; via the coding sequence ATGAGCGTCTCCACCCGCCCGCCCGAAGGGGACGCGCTCCCGACCCCGGGGAGCGTGTCGCGCAGCGGCGGGAAAGCCAGTCCGGTGAGTGCGCTGCCCGCGGCCCCGGCCGAGGCGCTCGCCGAACTCGACGCCTTCATCGACGTCCTCTGGCTGGAGGACGGGCTCGCCCGCAACACGCTCGCGGGCTATCGCAGCGATCTCGCGCTGTTCTCGGCCTGGCTCGCGCAGCGCGGCGTCGCCCTGCCACGCGCGTGTGCGGCGGACCTCGCCGCCTATCTCGCCGAATTCAGCCTGCGTGCCAAACCCGCCAGCCAGCGCCGCCTGCTGGCCGCCTGGCGGCGATACTACCGGCACCTGGCCAACCGCGGCGCCATCGCGGAAGACCCGACGCTGCTGCTCGATCCACCGATGCCGACGCAGCGCTTTCCGCGCACCCTGAGCGAATCCCAGGTCGAAGCGCTCCTTGCAGCGCCCGATCCCGGGACCACTTTCGGCCTGCGCGACCGCTGCATGTTCGAGGTCCTGTATGCCACGGGATTGCGCGTATCGGAACTCGTCGGCCTGCGCCTGTTCGAAGTCAGCCTCAACGACGGCTTCGTCCGCGTCATGGGCAAGGGCAGCAAGGAGCGGCTCGTACCGCTGGGCCAGGTTGCCGCGGACTGGATCACGCGCTACGCCGGCGAGGCGCGCCCCCCGCTTCTGGCCGGAAAGAACAGCGATGCGCTGTTCGTCACGCGCCTGGGCGCATCCATGACAAGACAGATGTTCTGGCGCATCATCAAACAGCATGCCCTTGCGGCCGGCATTGCGGCGGACCGGATATCGCCGCATACGCTGCGCCATGCATTCGCGACCCATCTGCTCAATCACGGCGCCGATCTGCGCGTCGTGCAACTGCTGCTGGGTCACGCCGATATCTCGACGACCCAGGTCTATACGCACGTCGCCAGGGAAAGACTTAAACAACTGCATGCCGCGCATCACCCGCGCGCCTGA
- a CDS encoding methylated-DNA--[protein]-cysteine S-methyltransferase, whose translation MDRLRQWRGAQIDKDSLNASCGTVLALPFGPFGIRIADGLVEELCFLPPGTPLRAPGDELAERAAAAILAWLDDPRGMPDLPFARRGTPFRQRVWHAISGIPPGETRSYGALAQAVGSVPRAVGQACGANPFPLFVPCHRVTAAADIGGFANARGGWLIDAKRWLLAHEAGR comes from the coding sequence ATGGATCGTCTTCGGCAATGGCGAGGTGCGCAAATAGACAAGGACAGCCTGAACGCCTCGTGCGGCACGGTGCTCGCACTGCCTTTCGGGCCCTTCGGCATCCGCATCGCGGACGGACTCGTCGAGGAACTCTGCTTCCTGCCCCCCGGCACGCCGCTGCGCGCGCCCGGGGACGAACTGGCCGAACGCGCCGCCGCGGCGATCCTCGCCTGGCTGGACGATCCCCGCGGCATGCCCGACCTGCCGTTCGCCCGGCGCGGCACGCCGTTCCGGCAGCGCGTCTGGCATGCGATCTCCGGCATTCCGCCCGGTGAGACGCGCAGTTACGGTGCGCTGGCCCAGGCCGTGGGCAGCGTGCCGCGCGCGGTGGGCCAAGCCTGCGGCGCCAATCCGTTTCCGCTCTTCGTACCGTGCCATCGCGTCACCGCCGCGGCGGACATCGGCGGATTTGCCAATGCCCGCGGCGGCTGGCTGATCGACGCCAAGCGCTGGCTGCTCGCCCACGAGGCCGGCAGATGA
- a CDS encoding glutamate-5-semialdehyde dehydrogenase, which translates to MDIQNYMQTLGRQARAASRALAAASTAAKNDALFAMAAEIRARRDALLAANARDVEEARAAGLEPALLDRLMLTGKGIESMAAGLEQVAALPDPVGEITDVKRRPSGIQVGKMRVPLGVIGIIYEARPNVTADAAALCLKSGNAAILRGGREAINANRAIAACVRAGLAAAGLPEHAVQVVETTDREAVGALITMPEFVDIIVPRGGKGLIERISRDAKVPVIKHLDGNCHVYIDDEADPGKIVPIVENAKTQRYGTCNTAESLLVARDIADLYLPEIARMLAAKGVEMRCCAESLALLREAAIDGATLVAATEADWREEYLAPIIAVKIVADADEAIAHINAYSSGHTEAIVTENYTKAMRFLREVDSASVMVNASTRFADGFEYGLGAEIGISTDKIHARGPVGLEGLTSQKWIVFGNGEVRK; encoded by the coding sequence ATGGACATTCAGAACTACATGCAGACGCTGGGCCGCCAGGCCCGCGCCGCCTCGCGCGCGCTCGCCGCGGCCTCGACCGCGGCCAAGAACGACGCCCTCTTCGCCATGGCCGCCGAGATCCGCGCGCGGCGCGACGCCCTGCTCGCCGCCAATGCGCGCGACGTGGAGGAAGCGCGCGCCGCCGGCCTCGAACCCGCCCTGCTCGACCGCCTCATGCTGACCGGGAAGGGCATCGAGTCGATGGCGGCCGGCCTGGAGCAAGTTGCCGCACTGCCCGATCCGGTGGGCGAGATCACCGACGTCAAGCGCCGGCCATCGGGCATCCAGGTGGGCAAGATGCGGGTGCCGCTGGGCGTCATCGGCATCATCTACGAGGCACGCCCCAACGTCACCGCCGATGCCGCCGCGCTGTGCCTGAAATCCGGCAATGCGGCGATCCTGCGCGGCGGCCGGGAAGCGATCAACGCCAACCGCGCGATCGCCGCCTGCGTACGGGCGGGGCTGGCCGCCGCCGGGCTTCCCGAACACGCGGTACAGGTGGTGGAAACGACCGACCGCGAGGCCGTCGGCGCCCTCATCACCATGCCGGAGTTCGTGGACATCATCGTGCCGCGCGGCGGCAAGGGCCTGATCGAGCGCATCTCGAGGGACGCGAAGGTGCCGGTGATCAAGCACCTCGACGGCAACTGCCACGTCTATATCGACGACGAGGCCGATCCCGGCAAGATCGTGCCCATCGTCGAGAACGCCAAGACGCAGCGCTACGGTACCTGCAACACCGCCGAATCGCTGCTGGTGGCACGCGACATCGCCGATCTCTACCTGCCCGAGATCGCACGCATGCTCGCCGCCAAGGGCGTGGAGATGCGCTGCTGCGCCGAATCGCTGGCGCTGCTGCGCGAGGCGGCCATCGACGGCGCCACGCTCGTCGCCGCCACCGAGGCCGACTGGCGCGAGGAATACCTCGCGCCCATCATCGCGGTGAAGATCGTCGCCGACGCCGACGAGGCGATCGCCCACATCAACGCCTACAGTTCCGGCCACACCGAGGCCATCGTGACCGAGAACTACACGAAGGCGATGCGCTTCCTGCGCGAAGTCGACTCGGCCTCGGTGATGGTCAATGCGTCGACGCGCTTTGCCGATGGCTTCGAATATGGCCTCGGAGCCGAGATCGGCATCTCCACCGACAAGATCCACGCCCGCGGCCCCGTCGGCCTCGAGGGCCTGACCAGCCAGAAATGGATCGTCTTCGGCAATGGCGAGGTGCGCAAATAG